A single window of Pungitius pungitius chromosome 20, fPunPun2.1, whole genome shotgun sequence DNA harbors:
- the fam49a gene encoding CYFIP-related Rac1 interactor A isoform X2 translates to MGNLLKVLTRDIENYPHFFLDFENAQPTEGEREVWNQVNAVLQDSENILLGLQAYKGAGQEIRDAIQNPNDFTLQERAWNAVCPLVIKLKKFYSFSLRLEEALQSLLECLTCPLFTPTQHLEREQALAKQFAEILHFTLRFDELKMRIPAIQNDFSYYRRTISRNRINNMNLDIEKEVNNEMANRMSLFYAEATPMLKTLSNATTNFVTENKSLPLENTTDCLSTMASVCKVMLETPEYSSRFSSEDTLLFCMRVMVGVIILYDHVHPNGAFNKSSKIDMKGCIKVLKDQPTDIVEGLLNALKFTTKHLNDESTPKNIRTMLQ, encoded by the exons ATGGGTAACCTGCTAAAAGTCCTAACAAGGGATATAGAGAACTATCCACACTTTTTCCTGGACTTTGAAA ATGCCCAGCCAACGGAAGGAGAGCGTGAGGTGTGGAACCAGGTGAACGCTGTCCTCCAGGACTCTGAGAACATCCTGTTGGGCCTGCAGGCGTACAAAGGAGCCGGCCAGGAGATCAGAGAT GCGATTCAAAACCCCAATGACTTCACGTTGCAGGAGCGGGCCTGGAACGCAGTCTGCCCGCTGGTCATCAAACTCAAGAAGTTCTACAGTTTCTCTCTCCGGCTCG aggaggctctgcaGAGCCTGTTGGAGTGCCTGACATGTCCGCTCTTCACGCCTACTCAGCACCTGGAGAGGGAGCAGGCTCTGGCCAAGCAGTTTGCTGAGATCCTCCACTTCACGCTGCGCTTCGACGAGCTCAAG ATGAGAATTCCCGCCATCCAGAATGACTTCAGCTACTACAGAAGAACCATCAGTCGGAACCGGATCAACAACATGAAT CTGGACATTGAGAAGGAAGTGAACAACGAGATGGCCAACAGGATGTCTCTGTTCTACGCAGAAGCCACGCCCATGCTGAAGACTCTCAGCAACGCCACCACCAACTTTGTGACGGAG AACAAGAGTCTTCCCCTGGAGAACACGACAGACTGTCTCAGCACCATGGCCAGTGTGTGTAAAGTCATGCTGGAGACGCC GGAATATTCCAGTCGCTTCAGCAGCGAGGACACACTCTTGTTTTGCATGAGGGTCATGGTGGGAGTCATCATTCTTTATGACCACGTCCACCCCAACGGTGCCTTCAACAAGTCCTCAAAGATAGAC ATGAAAGGCTGCATAAAGGTCCTGAAGGACCAGCCAACAGACATCGTAGAAGGCCTCCTGAATGCCCTCAA ATTCACCACGAAACACCTGAACGACGAGTCCACGCCCAAGAACATCCGGACCATGCTCCAGTAG
- the fam49a gene encoding CYFIP-related Rac1 interactor A isoform X1 — protein MGNLLKVLTCTELEQGPNFFLDFENAQPTEGEREVWNQVNAVLQDSENILLGLQAYKGAGQEIRDAIQNPNDFTLQERAWNAVCPLVIKLKKFYSFSLRLEEALQSLLECLTCPLFTPTQHLEREQALAKQFAEILHFTLRFDELKMRIPAIQNDFSYYRRTISRNRINNMNLDIEKEVNNEMANRMSLFYAEATPMLKTLSNATTNFVTENKSLPLENTTDCLSTMASVCKVMLETPEYSSRFSSEDTLLFCMRVMVGVIILYDHVHPNGAFNKSSKIDMKGCIKVLKDQPTDIVEGLLNALKFTTKHLNDESTPKNIRTMLQ, from the exons ATGGGGAATCTGTTAAAAGTGCTCACTTGCACAGAGCTCGAGCAGGGGCCAAACTTTTTCCTTGACTTTGAAA ATGCCCAGCCAACGGAAGGAGAGCGTGAGGTGTGGAACCAGGTGAACGCTGTCCTCCAGGACTCTGAGAACATCCTGTTGGGCCTGCAGGCGTACAAAGGAGCCGGCCAGGAGATCAGAGAT GCGATTCAAAACCCCAATGACTTCACGTTGCAGGAGCGGGCCTGGAACGCAGTCTGCCCGCTGGTCATCAAACTCAAGAAGTTCTACAGTTTCTCTCTCCGGCTCG aggaggctctgcaGAGCCTGTTGGAGTGCCTGACATGTCCGCTCTTCACGCCTACTCAGCACCTGGAGAGGGAGCAGGCTCTGGCCAAGCAGTTTGCTGAGATCCTCCACTTCACGCTGCGCTTCGACGAGCTCAAG ATGAGAATTCCCGCCATCCAGAATGACTTCAGCTACTACAGAAGAACCATCAGTCGGAACCGGATCAACAACATGAAT CTGGACATTGAGAAGGAAGTGAACAACGAGATGGCCAACAGGATGTCTCTGTTCTACGCAGAAGCCACGCCCATGCTGAAGACTCTCAGCAACGCCACCACCAACTTTGTGACGGAG AACAAGAGTCTTCCCCTGGAGAACACGACAGACTGTCTCAGCACCATGGCCAGTGTGTGTAAAGTCATGCTGGAGACGCC GGAATATTCCAGTCGCTTCAGCAGCGAGGACACACTCTTGTTTTGCATGAGGGTCATGGTGGGAGTCATCATTCTTTATGACCACGTCCACCCCAACGGTGCCTTCAACAAGTCCTCAAAGATAGAC ATGAAAGGCTGCATAAAGGTCCTGAAGGACCAGCCAACAGACATCGTAGAAGGCCTCCTGAATGCCCTCAA ATTCACCACGAAACACCTGAACGACGAGTCCACGCCCAAGAACATCCGGACCATGCTCCAGTAG
- the fbxo16 gene encoding F-box only protein 16, translating into MPRGGGVPARPSGTSRSTWTPLHHPVSNSKVFEERRNLLAKWMDGWSGSQRTAVLQDLVLSCSVEQLRFLSSSVSRRLPLQAADFSCLLPRAICLYVFSFLDPRSLCRCARVSWHWRSMVELDQLWMPKCVKRGWCISFSPSPLEQGVWKRHYIQAVLELQAGRSDPEPAQRSHTKHYGSAGALTQSRPTSLQGRALIRQEAPASFTHSPVSISGAPPTRGRPWRGSDRRPRDTLRFNYLDNGQPGAGAPAPQRTPPEAHHKPSQAKSLMLLSCRPQPPPPAPPLPPPEAPWRPPWASGNHGPPVTQETATGLLRLTRWNAGVRPGPVRSAVPRVSEEALRAFQRSHRSAPSTPLFGVQFWTSCAPRTHLEERGATASGPD; encoded by the exons ATGCCACGTGGTGGCGGCGTGCCAGCCAGGCCCTCAGGGACATCACGGAGCACCTGGACTCCTCTGCACCACCCTGTGTCCAACAGCAAG GTGTTTGAAGAGAGGCGGAACCTTCTGGCAAAGTGG ATGGACGGGTGGTCTGGGAGCCAGAGGACAGCCGTGCTGCAGGacttggtgctgagctgctcgGTGGAGCAGCTGCGGTTCCTGAGCAGCAGCGTGAGCAGACGGCTCCCCCTGCAGGCCGCAGACTTCTCCTGCCTGCTGCCCAGAGCCATCTGCCTCTACGTCTTCTCCTTCCTGGACCCCCGCAGCCTCTGTCGATGTGCCCGG GTGAGCTGGCACTGGAGGAGCATGGTGGAACTGGACCAGCTGTGGATGCCCAAGTGCGTGAAGCGGGGCTGGTGCATCagcttctccccctcccctctggagCAGGGCGTGTGGAAGAGACACTACATCCAGGCGGTGCTGGAGCTGCAGGCTGGGAGATCAGATCCAGAACCAGCTCAGCGGTCCCACACCAAGCACTACGGCTCAGCAGGAGCCCTCACACAGAGCAGGCCCACAAGCTTACAAG gaAGGGCCCTCATCAGGCAGGAGGCCCCCGCGTCCTTCACACACTCACCTGTGAGCATCTCCGGGGCGCCACCAACAAGAGGGAGGCCATGGAGAGGCTCTGACCGGCGTCCCAGAGACACCCTGCGCTTCAACTACCTGGACAACGGGCAGCCGGGTGCCGGAGCTCCTGCACC CCAGAGGACACCACCCGAGGCGCATCACAAGCCCAGCCAAGCCAAATCGCTG ATGCTCCTCAGCTGTAGaccccaacctcctcctcctgctcctcctcttcctccccctgagGCCCCATGGCGACCACCCTGGGCGTCTGGCAATCACGGCCCCCCCGTCACCCAGGAGACCGCCACCGGCCTGCTGCGCCTGACCCGGTGGAATGCCGGGGTCCGCCCGGGCCCGGTGAGGTCGGCGGTGCCGCGGGTCAGCGAGGAGGCGCTCAGGGCGTTCCAGCGCTCACACCGCAGCGCCCCTA GTACACCACTGTTTGGGGTTCAGTTCTGGACCAGCTGTGCTCCACGCACACATCTGGAGGAGCGCGGAGCCACGGCGTCAGGACCAGATTGA